One Novosphingobium sp. EMRT-2 DNA segment encodes these proteins:
- a CDS encoding acetyl-CoA C-acyltransferase family protein, which produces MTDIYIVSGARTAIGSFGGSLAPLRPAETGAIVIKEAIARAGITADKVQNVVIGTVVPTQPKDAYVSRVAAVNAGVPIEAPAMNVNRLCGSGLQAIVSAAQGIALGEQDIAVGGGAESMSNAPHMILTARNGQKMGDQVLMDAMLGALHDPFEGIHMGVTAENVAERCAISREDQDALAAESHKRAAAAIAAGYFKDQIVPVEIKTRKGVTVFDTDEHVRGETTAESLAGLKPVFKKDGTVTAGNASGINDGAAAVVLASGKAVAELGLKPMAKILGWGHAGVEPSVMGLGPVKAVPVALQRAGLSLDQIDVIESNEAFAAQACGVAKELGFDPAKTNVNGSGISLGHPIGATGAILTVKTMYELQRTGGKYGLITMCIGGGQGIAMVIERV; this is translated from the coding sequence GTGATCAAGGAAGCCATTGCCCGCGCCGGGATCACTGCGGACAAGGTACAGAACGTGGTGATCGGCACCGTCGTACCCACCCAGCCCAAGGATGCCTACGTCAGCCGCGTCGCTGCGGTGAACGCGGGCGTGCCGATCGAGGCCCCGGCCATGAACGTCAACCGCCTGTGCGGTTCGGGCCTGCAGGCGATCGTTTCGGCAGCACAGGGCATTGCCCTGGGCGAGCAGGACATTGCCGTCGGCGGCGGCGCGGAAAGCATGTCGAACGCGCCGCACATGATTCTCACCGCGCGCAACGGCCAGAAGATGGGCGATCAGGTGCTGATGGACGCGATGCTCGGCGCGCTGCACGATCCGTTCGAAGGCATCCACATGGGCGTGACGGCGGAAAACGTGGCGGAACGCTGCGCGATCAGCCGCGAGGATCAGGACGCGCTGGCTGCGGAAAGCCACAAACGCGCCGCTGCGGCCATCGCCGCGGGTTACTTCAAGGACCAGATCGTCCCGGTCGAGATCAAGACCCGCAAGGGCGTGACCGTGTTCGACACCGACGAGCACGTGCGCGGCGAGACGACGGCGGAATCGCTCGCTGGCCTCAAGCCTGTGTTCAAGAAGGACGGCACGGTCACCGCAGGCAACGCGAGCGGCATCAATGACGGTGCGGCGGCCGTCGTGCTTGCCAGCGGCAAGGCGGTGGCAGAACTTGGCCTGAAGCCGATGGCGAAGATCCTCGGCTGGGGCCATGCGGGCGTTGAACCCAGTGTGATGGGCCTCGGCCCGGTCAAGGCGGTGCCGGTGGCGCTGCAGCGGGCAGGTCTCTCGCTCGACCAGATCGACGTGATTGAGAGCAATGAGGCGTTTGCCGCGCAAGCCTGTGGCGTCGCCAAGGAACTCGGCTTCGATCCGGCCAAGACCAACGTCAACGGCTCGGGCATCTCGCTCGGCCACCCGATCGGCGCGACCGGCGCGATCCTGACGGTCAAGACGATGTACGAGTTGCAGCGCACCGGCGGCAAGTACGGCCTGATCACCATGTGCATCGGCGGCGGTCAGGGCATCGCCATGGTCATTGAAAGGGTCTGA